From the Methanooceanicella nereidis genome, one window contains:
- the dph2 gene encoding diphthamide biosynthesis enzyme Dph2, whose amino-acid sequence MFDIEEIISVIKDRQATSAGLQFPEGLKRKGPEIAKEIEKRTGITVIISGDPCYGACDIDEDLLEMVDVMFHFGHSRLLDDDRVVYIEYYHEVDVNNAVEAALPLLGHKVGVVTTVQHIHMMDRIIELLKKAGKEPVIQKGDTRIAYPGQVLGCNFTSAPKDVDTILFIGTGNFHPMGIRLSAKVPVVAADPFTGEARIVDVEKIMRQRYAVIAKAMDAKKWGIIIGMKSGQKRLELAQQLKGLAEDAVLISIREISADRLLSFKVDAYVSTVCPRVAIDDAGRFPVPVLTPVEFEILKGLRKWEDLVFDEIKD is encoded by the coding sequence ATGTTCGATATAGAAGAGATCATATCAGTCATAAAAGACCGCCAAGCAACCTCGGCAGGACTTCAATTCCCCGAAGGCCTGAAAAGAAAAGGCCCCGAGATCGCAAAAGAAATAGAAAAAAGGACCGGCATAACCGTCATCATTTCCGGAGACCCCTGCTACGGAGCCTGCGATATAGACGAAGACCTGCTCGAAATGGTAGACGTAATGTTCCACTTCGGCCACTCCCGGCTGCTGGACGACGACCGCGTCGTATACATAGAATACTACCACGAAGTAGACGTGAACAACGCAGTAGAAGCGGCATTACCATTACTGGGCCATAAAGTCGGCGTAGTGACCACAGTCCAGCACATCCACATGATGGACAGGATCATAGAGCTGCTAAAAAAGGCAGGCAAGGAGCCAGTGATACAAAAAGGCGACACACGCATCGCCTATCCCGGCCAGGTCCTGGGATGCAACTTCACGTCCGCCCCAAAGGACGTAGACACCATACTATTCATCGGCACCGGCAACTTCCACCCCATGGGGATCAGGCTATCTGCAAAGGTCCCGGTCGTGGCGGCAGACCCGTTCACAGGCGAGGCCCGTATCGTAGACGTAGAGAAGATAATGCGCCAGAGATACGCGGTAATAGCAAAGGCCATGGACGCAAAGAAATGGGGCATCATAATAGGCATGAAATCCGGGCAAAAAAGGCTTGAGCTGGCACAGCAGCTTAAAGGGCTCGCAGAGGACGCAGTCCTTATATCGATACGAGAGATATCCGCGGACCGGCTTTTATCGTTCAAAGTGGATGCATATGTATCGACTGTCTGCCCAAGAGTAGCCATCGACGACGCGGGCCGTTTTCCCGTTCCCGTGCTCACTCCCGTAGAGTTTGAGATACTTAAGGGACTAAGAAAGTGGGAAGACCTTGTGTTCGACGAAATAAAGGACTGA
- a CDS encoding DUF7000 family protein, with amino-acid sequence MPEIKKARPFHEYMDEYKKQMEKGDIKEAYRGLMEYILGLRTYFENKYPDHIVSGSIYQGYMDMTYFSFFPESLKNRKLKVAIVFIHDTCRFEVWLAGYNKQVQTKYWKLFKESDWNKYSIPSTTKGVDSIIEYVLVENPDFSDLDTLTKQIERGTLKFIKDVEDFLSKLKN; translated from the coding sequence ATGCCGGAAATTAAGAAAGCTAGACCATTCCATGAATATATGGATGAATATAAAAAACAGATGGAGAAAGGAGATATCAAAGAGGCATATAGAGGATTGATGGAATATATTCTGGGATTGAGGACATATTTTGAAAATAAATATCCTGATCATATCGTATCGGGGAGTATTTATCAGGGATATATGGATATGACGTATTTTTCCTTCTTCCCGGAATCATTAAAAAATCGAAAATTGAAAGTTGCGATAGTTTTTATTCATGACACATGTAGATTTGAAGTCTGGTTAGCAGGATATAATAAACAGGTTCAAACGAAATACTGGAAACTGTTTAAAGAAAGTGATTGGAATAAATACAGCATTCCATCGACGACAAAAGGCGTTGATTCTATTATAGAGTATGTTTTAGTTGAAAACCCGGATTTTAGTGATCTGGATACGTTAACAAAGCAAATAGAAAGAGGGACATTGAAATTTATTAAGGATGTTGAGGACTTCCTATCTAAACTTAAAAACTAA
- a CDS encoding transposase, translated as MGFFKFLEKCNSRGRRPVHSKVAMLRALLYRDLIKIGSIRQLVKVLGSDKNIVKIFGLNSLPDYSPFSKFKKLLSKHIDRITTPLNNMARLPNPDSGFLPTPEYYLSSRFLCRLEP; from the coding sequence TTGGGCTTCTTCAAGTTTCTTGAGAAGTGTAACTCTCGTGGCAGGCGTCCTGTTCATAGCAAGGTGGCTATGCTCAGGGCTTTATTATACCGGGATTTGATAAAGATCGGGAGTATTAGACAACTGGTAAAAGTCCTGGGGAGTGATAAAAATATTGTAAAAATTTTTGGTCTTAACAGTTTGCCTGACTATAGCCCTTTTAGCAAATTCAAAAAACTACTAAGCAAACACATTGACCGGATCACGACTCCTTTAAACAATATGGCCAGGCTTCCCAATCCAGATTCAGGATTCTTACCAACTCCCGAATATTATTTATCCTCGAGATTTCTTTGTAGACTAGAGCCTTGA
- a CDS encoding site-specific DNA-methyltransferase: MVGAHVDNIKVEKINVSSNKIDCEKIRALKSIFPEVFSEGKIDFEKLKTMLGEFVNSNRERYYFTWAGKNESTSLMQTPSINTLKVCESESVDFNKTNNIFIEGDNLEVLKLLYKSYFGMVKVIYIDPPYNTGSDFIYEDNYKDPLGSYLVYTGQKDSMGNALTSKPEKNGRYHSSWLSMMYPRLFLARQLLTEDGVIFVSIDDHEVHNLRMIMNEIYGEENFIASIVWQKKASPQNDATYLSDTHDYILVYARKAKETKNDPNGWDMQLLPRTAKQDALYKNPDNDPRGDWASGGLDVKTYSESYDYPITTPSGRIVYPPKGYCWRVSKERFQELVADNRIWFGEKGDNVPRIKRFLSEVRQGIVPTTWWRRDDCGDNQEAKQELKSLMPDVDIIFDTPKPVRLIKRILEIATVKDENNLVMDFFAGSCTTAHAVLELNQNDGGNRRFIMVQLPEPTNNNKFPTISEISKERLMCVIKKLNESDAQTSLESFNKNEDRGFKVFKLSKSNFRQWQPLSNDVNAEKYIKQMELFNDPIIDGSRNEDVIYEVALKEGYDLNLKIEKITGVNALVWKVKDVEKNQYFYICLEENIDFNIIKLLNLEANDLFICRSIALNDTASANLALQCRLKLI; the protein is encoded by the coding sequence ATGGTTGGAGCTCATGTTGATAATATAAAAGTCGAGAAAATTAACGTTTCATCAAATAAGATTGATTGTGAAAAAATTAGGGCGTTAAAGTCCATATTCCCTGAAGTTTTTTCTGAGGGGAAGATTGATTTCGAAAAGTTAAAAACAATGTTAGGGGAATTCGTTAATTCTAATAGGGAAAGATATTATTTTACCTGGGCGGGTAAGAATGAGTCAACTAGCCTTATGCAGACTCCAAGTATCAATACTTTGAAGGTATGTGAGAGCGAATCCGTAGATTTTAATAAGACTAATAATATTTTTATTGAGGGAGATAACCTTGAAGTATTAAAACTTTTATATAAATCGTATTTTGGCATGGTTAAGGTTATTTATATTGATCCTCCCTACAATACTGGTTCGGATTTTATTTATGAAGATAATTATAAGGACCCTTTAGGTTCTTACTTAGTTTATACTGGACAAAAAGATTCAATGGGTAATGCACTTACAAGTAAACCAGAAAAAAATGGTCGCTATCATTCTTCATGGCTTTCAATGATGTATCCTCGATTATTTTTGGCCCGGCAATTGTTAACGGAAGATGGTGTTATCTTTGTTAGCATAGATGACCATGAGGTACATAACTTGAGAATGATAATGAACGAGATATATGGGGAAGAAAACTTTATAGCCAGTATTGTGTGGCAGAAGAAAGCAAGTCCTCAAAATGATGCTACGTACTTGTCTGATACTCATGATTATATCTTAGTGTATGCTCGAAAAGCTAAAGAGACTAAGAATGATCCGAATGGTTGGGATATGCAACTTTTACCGAGAACAGCAAAACAAGATGCATTATATAAAAATCCAGATAATGATCCAAGGGGAGACTGGGCATCAGGAGGTCTTGATGTAAAGACATACTCTGAATCATATGATTATCCTATTACAACCCCATCTGGTAGAATAGTATATCCACCAAAAGGTTATTGTTGGCGAGTGTCAAAAGAACGATTCCAAGAATTGGTAGCTGATAATCGTATTTGGTTTGGTGAAAAAGGAGATAATGTACCGCGAATAAAACGATTTTTATCTGAAGTACGGCAGGGTATAGTACCTACTACATGGTGGAGAAGAGATGATTGTGGCGATAATCAGGAAGCAAAACAGGAATTGAAGAGTTTAATGCCTGATGTAGATATAATATTCGATACTCCAAAGCCTGTTAGATTAATTAAGAGAATACTTGAGATAGCAACCGTAAAAGATGAAAATAACCTGGTTATGGATTTTTTTGCGGGATCCTGTACGACTGCACATGCAGTTTTAGAATTAAATCAAAATGACGGGGGAAATAGACGTTTTATTATGGTACAACTTCCTGAACCCACTAATAACAATAAATTCCCGACCATATCTGAAATAAGTAAAGAACGTTTAATGTGCGTTATTAAAAAATTAAATGAATCGGATGCTCAGACAAGTTTAGAATCGTTCAATAAAAATGAAGATAGAGGTTTTAAAGTATTTAAGCTATCTAAATCAAACTTCAGGCAATGGCAACCTTTATCAAATGATGTGAACGCTGAAAAATATATAAAACAAATGGAATTGTTTAATGATCCAATAATAGATGGCAGTAGAAATGAAGATGTTATTTATGAGGTCGCTTTAAAGGAAGGATATGACCTTAATTTAAAGATAGAAAAAATAACGGGAGTTAATGCACTTGTATGGAAGGTAAAGGATGTAGAAAAGAATCAATATTTCTATATCTGTTTAGAAGAAAACATTGACTTCAATATTATTAAATTATTAAATCTTGAGGCAAATGATTTGTTTATTTGCAGAAGTATTGCTCTTAATGACACGGCTTCAGCTAACTTGGCTTTACAATGTAGACTTAAATTAATCTGA
- a CDS encoding DEAD/DEAH box helicase family protein gives MEFRFDANQEYQLQAVNSICDLFIGQPKVELELIFGISSIANRLDISDADILENLKNVQSGNGIKIDDSLDKIEAEINTANGTILCSFPNFSVEMETGTGKTYVYLRTIFELYKQYGMRKFIVVVPSVAIREGVIKTLKITKKHFQELYSNIPYRFYTYDSASLTRVRQFAQSDSIEIMVMTIAAFNKDINIIKQSTDRLQGDTPIHMIQATRPILILDEPQNMESEKSIAALSALFPLFALRYSATHRNPYNVIYRLTPYDAYKKNLVKKIEVASVIEKDGYNKPFIKIMNMDTNKNTITASLLVHKLKKNGSVHEAIIKVKPGDSLLSKTLRQEYENYIVDEINPGRKAIIFSNGVELSIGETEGLDKNAIFKAQISTTIEEHFKKQVWLKKNNIKVLSLFFIDQVNNYISHEGIIRRLFNESFNQIKLKYEDWLQVNPEEVQAAYFAQTRKKDGTIIYEDSTSGISKKDEEAYNLIMKDKERILSFNEPVSFIFSHSALREGWDNPNIFQICTLNQTSSEIKKRQEIGRGIRLAVDQSGQRVHDETINVLTVIANESYDRYAEALQKEYEVEYGTDGIPDKPGNAYKSVQSRLRNQFILCPEFIELWDRIKYKTQYSVDIDTDSLIREVVEDLDKIEIKPPRIITVKASLKVEDEKNKDVMKSYQIGAEKLMEITPGQYLPDIVSVIIHLLRNSSPPICLTRNTILEIIKCTIKKHEAIKNPQEFALITARLIKNSIAEQLVNGIKYEKNGKWYEMQQFEEIIRFPDNTFIPSERSIYTYVKYDSNVEKEFIKKLDERKDVKMFVKLPSWFLVSTPVGNYNPDWAIIMEENRENQNIVNKPLLYLVRETKSQDWDKNPRRIEKYKTRCAEKHFKNALNVDYKIIDNADQLP, from the coding sequence ATGGAATTCAGGTTTGATGCAAATCAAGAATATCAGCTTCAAGCTGTAAACTCTATATGTGATTTATTTATTGGTCAACCAAAAGTTGAACTTGAGTTAATATTTGGAATATCCTCTATAGCAAATAGACTAGATATAAGTGATGCCGATATCCTGGAGAACTTAAAAAATGTTCAGAGTGGTAACGGGATTAAAATAGATGATTCACTGGATAAAATTGAGGCAGAAATAAATACTGCAAATGGAACTATATTATGCAGTTTTCCTAATTTTTCAGTGGAGATGGAAACCGGAACGGGTAAAACATACGTATATTTACGAACTATATTTGAACTCTATAAGCAATATGGTATGCGTAAGTTCATAGTTGTTGTACCAAGTGTTGCGATACGTGAAGGTGTCATTAAAACTTTAAAAATTACGAAAAAACATTTCCAAGAATTATATAGTAATATCCCATATCGGTTTTATACATATGATTCTGCGAGTTTAACAAGGGTGAGGCAATTTGCACAGTCCGATAGTATTGAAATTATGGTAATGACGATTGCGGCATTTAACAAAGATATCAATATTATCAAGCAGTCAACCGATCGACTCCAAGGCGATACCCCGATACATATGATCCAAGCAACTAGGCCCATTCTAATTCTGGATGAGCCGCAAAATATGGAAAGTGAAAAGAGTATTGCTGCATTATCTGCCTTATTCCCACTCTTTGCTCTTCGTTATAGTGCAACACATAGAAATCCGTATAACGTCATATATAGATTGACCCCTTATGATGCTTATAAGAAGAATCTTGTAAAAAAAATTGAAGTTGCATCTGTGATAGAGAAGGATGGATATAATAAACCATTTATAAAAATAATGAATATGGATACTAATAAGAATACAATAACTGCGAGTTTATTAGTACATAAATTGAAAAAAAATGGTAGTGTTCATGAAGCAATTATAAAAGTTAAACCCGGCGACTCCTTATTGAGTAAGACACTGAGGCAAGAATATGAAAATTATATAGTAGATGAGATAAATCCTGGTAGAAAGGCTATAATATTTAGTAATGGTGTAGAACTTTCAATAGGCGAGACAGAAGGTTTGGATAAAAATGCAATATTTAAAGCTCAGATAAGCACTACAATTGAAGAACATTTTAAGAAACAAGTATGGCTAAAAAAGAATAATATTAAAGTGTTATCTTTGTTCTTCATTGATCAGGTAAATAACTATATTTCTCATGAAGGCATAATCCGCAGACTTTTTAATGAATCTTTTAATCAAATAAAACTAAAATATGAGGATTGGCTACAGGTAAATCCTGAAGAAGTTCAGGCTGCCTACTTTGCACAAACTCGCAAAAAAGATGGTACAATAATATATGAAGATAGTACCTCAGGTATTTCAAAGAAAGATGAAGAAGCTTATAATCTTATAATGAAGGATAAGGAGAGAATTTTATCGTTTAACGAACCAGTTTCTTTTATCTTTTCTCATTCCGCATTAAGAGAAGGATGGGACAACCCTAATATTTTCCAAATATGCACCCTCAATCAAACTTCATCCGAAATAAAAAAACGTCAAGAGATTGGACGAGGTATACGACTCGCAGTGGATCAATCAGGACAAAGAGTACACGATGAAACCATAAATGTACTTACAGTAATTGCTAACGAGAGTTATGATAGATACGCAGAAGCTCTACAAAAAGAATATGAAGTCGAATATGGTACGGATGGTATACCAGATAAACCCGGTAACGCTTATAAATCTGTACAATCGAGACTACGGAATCAATTTATTTTATGCCCAGAATTTATTGAGCTTTGGGATAGAATTAAATATAAAACTCAATATTCAGTCGACATCGATACAGACAGCCTGATAAGAGAAGTAGTTGAAGACCTTGATAAAATCGAAATAAAACCACCTCGTATCATAACCGTCAAAGCATCACTTAAAGTAGAAGATGAAAAAAATAAGGATGTAATGAAATCTTATCAGATAGGAGCAGAAAAATTAATGGAAATAACTCCAGGACAATACCTGCCTGACATCGTTAGTGTAATTATTCATTTATTAAGAAATTCATCTCCGCCTATATGTTTAACGAGAAACACTATATTAGAAATAATAAAATGCACAATAAAAAAACATGAAGCAATTAAAAACCCGCAAGAATTTGCTCTAATTACTGCTAGACTAATTAAAAACAGTATCGCAGAGCAATTAGTTAATGGTATAAAATACGAAAAAAATGGCAAATGGTATGAAATGCAACAGTTTGAAGAAATTATTAGGTTTCCAGATAATACATTTATTCCATCTGAACGTTCTATATATACTTATGTGAAATATGATTCGAATGTAGAGAAAGAATTCATTAAAAAGTTAGATGAAAGAAAAGATGTAAAAATGTTTGTCAAATTACCAAGTTGGTTCCTAGTATCAACACCAGTGGGTAACTATAATCCCGATTGGGCAATAATAATGGAAGAAAACAGGGAAAATCAAAATATTGTAAATAAACCATTATTATATTTGGTAAGAGAAACGAAAAGCCAAGATTGGGATAAAAATCCTCGTAGAATTGAGAAGTATAAGACAAGATGTGCAGAGAAACATTTTAAGAATGCACTAAATGTTGATTATAAAATTATTGATAATGCAGATCAACTACCTTAA
- a CDS encoding phage integrase N-terminal SAM-like domain-containing protein → MDIIEAYLEELKLFRSPKTVKNYRSHLTNFHRYVGKPLDHVSRDEIINYLDYLLNEKKYKSYL, encoded by the coding sequence ATGGACATAATAGAAGCATACTTGGAAGAGTTAAAATTATTCAGAAGTCCAAAAACTGTCAAGAATTATAGATCGCATCTTACGAATTTTCATCGTTATGTAGGAAAGCCATTAGATCACGTATCTCGTGATGAGATAATTAACTATTTAGATTATTTATTGAATGAAAAGAAATACAAAAGTTATCTGTGA
- a CDS encoding transcriptional regulator TbsP domain-containing protein, with protein MKTDLLLNNICKTMVGKLKDQTIHDYQTIVEQISHGKYTLFRKNTIDIITIVLIAAAKNQEQFYVLSYWAKTNNITSTSTLSRRKNLLNNMGIIEEEKLKTPMGRPKIQLKLNYKRFEEYYGRILENSYCH; from the coding sequence ATGAAAACAGATCTACTACTTAATAATATTTGTAAAACAATGGTAGGTAAATTAAAAGACCAAACAATACATGACTATCAAACTATTGTTGAACAAATATCACATGGTAAATATACACTTTTTAGGAAAAATACAATTGATATAATTACAATAGTATTAATAGCAGCTGCAAAAAACCAAGAACAATTTTATGTGTTAAGCTATTGGGCTAAAACTAATAATATAACGTCAACGTCAACACTGTCAAGAAGAAAAAACTTACTCAATAACATGGGTATCATTGAAGAAGAAAAGCTAAAAACACCAATGGGAAGACCTAAAATACAACTTAAACTAAATTATAAAAGGTTTGAGGAATACTATGGTAGAATACTCGAGAATTCATATTGTCATTAA
- a CDS encoding DEAD/DEAH box helicase, whose product MVDFRKLLGKEVIAPETEPIKIFEKLDKASTVDGLRPAQQQILEEWVSKYQDKRDIIVKLPTGYGKTLIGLIILQSLLNQKKGPAVYLCPTTYLVDQTLAQAETFGIKTTEIGADNRLPIDFKNSEAILVTTCSKMINGKTIFGVSGSGREEIEIGAIVIDDAHKCLEMIRQSYTIHIKKYNNPEINRINKVYSGLMGLFESALFTQSPGKYADIKKGKTDSFMAVPHWIWSDNIKSVVELLSTYKDAYKDDGNEEHKNLFFTWDLIKDCIRDCTCVISGNDIEISPRLIPIAKIPAFKNANKRFFMSATLTEDAFLVKDLGIDPDSVKNPLTDNKLTYSGERLVLLPTRINADLDKETLIRWVSNLTRANGHFGTVAIVPSGIKAMKWEEKGAKTTIAKYLTSNVNILNEDVKKKVAKYVLVLLNAYDGIDLADSKCRVLVLDSLPSYDALIDRYTQYIRPKSKFTKRLLAQRIEQGMGRAIRGPNDWCILIVIGNDITEFFSEKNKIKYLSNEAQKQIEIGEQLISIIKAEGGTLLKIQEIVLQSLNRDPSLKEYYKQQMSQINIKESESNEYLNNALSERDAELHYLNGKIRIAVDIVQNLHDNSDNYDDKGWYLQLKSIYLYESDKTRAMDAQLRAFEKNNNLFRPPSGVKYSKISKGRPRAVNIKEFIKEHDTIISLIINVGNILDQVSFSNNSDNFEEGIKQVGRLLGFESQRPDKESGCGPDNLWQLDLNHYWVIECKNEVDGRDFVSKNEVGQMHNSISWFKVNYEGSNFIPLFIHPATFIDKNTELLDPIYVIDESSIESLKRNISGFYKSLPSLEDKSEKFILERLVEYNLDNNSLNKYFTRLKHKK is encoded by the coding sequence GTGGTTGATTTTAGAAAGTTATTAGGCAAAGAAGTAATTGCACCTGAAACTGAACCAATAAAAATTTTCGAAAAATTAGATAAAGCAAGCACGGTAGATGGACTAAGGCCTGCACAGCAGCAAATATTGGAAGAATGGGTCAGCAAATATCAAGATAAAAGAGATATCATCGTTAAATTACCCACAGGATATGGAAAAACCCTTATTGGTCTAATAATATTGCAATCACTTCTAAACCAAAAAAAAGGACCTGCTGTTTATTTATGTCCTACGACATATCTTGTTGATCAAACATTAGCACAAGCAGAAACTTTTGGTATAAAAACTACCGAAATTGGCGCTGATAACAGACTGCCCATCGATTTTAAAAATTCGGAAGCAATTTTAGTCACAACTTGTAGTAAAATGATAAATGGTAAAACCATATTTGGAGTTAGCGGATCTGGCAGAGAAGAAATTGAGATTGGGGCTATTGTTATTGATGATGCGCATAAATGTCTTGAGATGATTAGACAATCATATACGATTCATATTAAAAAATATAATAATCCAGAGATTAATCGTATAAATAAGGTTTATTCTGGTTTAATGGGACTTTTCGAGTCAGCACTTTTTACTCAATCGCCAGGTAAATATGCAGATATTAAAAAGGGTAAAACAGATAGCTTCATGGCCGTTCCGCATTGGATATGGTCAGATAATATAAAATCAGTTGTTGAACTTTTAAGTACCTATAAAGACGCCTATAAAGATGATGGTAATGAGGAGCATAAAAATTTATTTTTTACATGGGATTTAATTAAAGATTGTATAAGAGATTGTACCTGTGTAATTTCTGGCAATGATATCGAAATTTCTCCACGCCTTATACCTATTGCAAAAATTCCTGCTTTTAAAAATGCAAATAAAAGATTTTTTATGTCGGCTACGCTTACAGAGGATGCATTTTTAGTTAAGGATTTAGGAATTGATCCGGATAGCGTAAAAAATCCATTAACAGATAATAAATTGACTTATAGTGGGGAAAGATTAGTGCTATTACCCACAAGAATAAATGCTGATTTAGATAAAGAAACATTGATTAGATGGGTATCTAATTTAACAAGAGCTAATGGACATTTTGGAACCGTAGCAATCGTACCATCCGGTATAAAAGCTATGAAATGGGAGGAAAAGGGAGCAAAAACAACAATTGCGAAGTATTTAACATCGAATGTTAATATTTTAAATGAAGATGTTAAAAAGAAAGTTGCAAAGTATGTGTTAGTTTTGCTAAATGCATATGATGGCATAGATTTGGCGGATTCTAAGTGCAGAGTTTTAGTATTGGATTCTCTACCATCTTATGATGCATTAATCGATAGATATACACAATACATACGACCAAAATCTAAATTTACAAAACGTCTGCTCGCTCAAAGAATTGAACAAGGGATGGGTAGAGCAATTCGTGGTCCAAATGATTGGTGTATACTCATAGTAATAGGAAACGATATTACTGAATTCTTTTCCGAAAAAAATAAAATAAAATATTTGTCAAATGAAGCTCAAAAACAAATAGAAATTGGAGAACAATTAATATCCATAATTAAAGCAGAGGGCGGCACACTTTTAAAAATACAAGAGATTGTACTTCAATCACTGAATAGAGACCCAAGTTTAAAAGAATATTATAAACAACAAATGAGCCAGATTAACATAAAAGAGTCTGAAAGTAATGAATATCTAAATAACGCTTTAAGCGAAAGAGATGCAGAATTACATTATTTGAATGGTAAAATTAGAATTGCGGTTGATATTGTACAAAATCTTCACGACAATTCGGATAACTACGACGATAAAGGCTGGTATTTACAGTTAAAATCCATATATTTATATGAATCAGATAAAACGAGAGCTATGGATGCCCAATTAAGAGCTTTTGAGAAAAATAATAATCTTTTTAGACCACCATCCGGTGTAAAATATTCGAAAATATCTAAGGGTAGGCCAAGGGCCGTCAATATTAAAGAGTTCATTAAAGAACATGATACAATTATTTCGTTAATAATTAATGTTGGAAACATTCTTGACCAAGTTAGTTTTAGTAATAATAGTGATAACTTTGAAGAAGGTATCAAACAAGTGGGTAGGCTATTAGGTTTTGAGTCTCAAAGACCAGATAAAGAATCAGGTTGCGGACCAGATAATCTTTGGCAATTAGATCTTAATCATTATTGGGTTATTGAATGTAAAAATGAAGTAGATGGAAGAGATTTTGTGTCAAAGAACGAAGTTGGACAGATGCATAATAGTATCTCATGGTTTAAAGTAAACTACGAGGGAAGCAATTTTATTCCTCTTTTTATTCATCCTGCGACATTTATAGATAAGAACACAGAACTACTAGATCCTATATATGTTATTGATGAGTCATCGATAGAATCACTAAAGAGGAATATAAGCGGTTTTTATAAATCACTACCGTCACTTGAAGATAAATCGGAAAAATTCATTCTTGAACGCTTAGTTGAATACAACCTAGATAATAATTCGTTAAATAAGTACTTTACACGTTTAAAACATAAAAAATAA